In one Nocardia tengchongensis genomic region, the following are encoded:
- a CDS encoding oxidoreductase, with protein sequence MAWKPSDVRDQTGRTFVITGANGGLGEQTTKVLAGKGATVIMACRNAAKAQDVADRIDGDVRVASLDLASLDSVRAFAENTGEFDVLINNAGLMNIPFSRTEDGFETQWGVNHLGHFALTGLLLDKIGDRVVSLASIAHKQTPKLWIDDLNYEHRRYQRNLAYAQAKLSNLMFARELQHRLAAAGSTKRSYAVHPGVSATDLFAHTETPLDKISKPFIRIVGQSPFHAAYSSIFAATETDADPNTYWGPTRFFGSQGPVEASPSSKISRDPELQRRLWEESERLTGVTFKF encoded by the coding sequence ATGGCATGGAAGCCCAGTGACGTCCGCGACCAGACCGGGCGCACCTTCGTCATCACCGGAGCCAACGGAGGCCTCGGCGAACAGACCACCAAGGTGCTCGCGGGCAAGGGCGCGACCGTGATCATGGCATGCCGCAATGCCGCCAAGGCCCAGGACGTGGCCGACCGCATCGACGGCGACGTGCGGGTCGCGAGCCTCGACCTGGCCAGCCTGGACTCGGTGCGCGCCTTCGCCGAGAACACCGGCGAATTCGACGTCCTGATCAACAACGCGGGCCTGATGAACATCCCGTTCTCGCGAACCGAAGACGGCTTCGAAACCCAGTGGGGCGTCAACCATCTCGGCCACTTCGCGCTGACCGGGCTGCTGCTGGACAAGATCGGCGACCGGGTCGTCAGCCTGGCCTCGATCGCCCACAAGCAGACCCCCAAGCTGTGGATCGACGACCTCAACTACGAGCACCGCCGCTACCAGCGCAACCTCGCCTACGCGCAGGCCAAGCTGTCCAACCTGATGTTCGCGCGGGAGCTGCAGCATCGGCTCGCGGCCGCGGGTTCGACCAAGCGCTCCTACGCCGTGCACCCGGGCGTGTCGGCCACCGACCTCTTCGCGCACACCGAAACCCCCCTCGACAAGATCTCCAAGCCATTCATCCGGATCGTGGGCCAGTCCCCCTTCCACGCCGCCTACTCCTCGATCTTCGCGGCCACCGAGACCGACGCCGACCCGAACACCTACTGGGGTCCGACCCGCTTCTTCGGCAGCCAGGGCCCGGTCGAGGCATCGCCGTCGAGCAAGATTTCCCGGGATCCGGAACTGCAGCGCCGGCTCTGGGAGGAATCCGAGCGTTTGACCGGGGTCACATTCAAGTTCTGA
- a CDS encoding transcriptional regulator has translation MSAPPRRPALIVFVVVAFTACLGLGYWQWTRFESGGGTYQNLGYALQWPLFAGFVVWAYLRFVRLEQEVGQDELPVPDSAGEAPTTRPRRPKPAAPREIPAGLLPERPTAARDDDPELAEYNRYLADLHARDMDDKVRDAGLHHIERSAG, from the coding sequence GTGTCCGCTCCCCCACGCCGCCCGGCCCTGATCGTGTTCGTGGTCGTGGCGTTCACGGCGTGCCTGGGACTGGGGTACTGGCAGTGGACCCGGTTCGAATCGGGCGGCGGCACCTATCAGAATCTCGGCTACGCGCTGCAATGGCCGCTCTTCGCCGGCTTCGTGGTCTGGGCCTATCTGCGATTCGTGCGGCTGGAGCAGGAAGTCGGGCAGGACGAACTCCCGGTTCCCGACAGCGCCGGCGAAGCCCCGACCACCCGCCCGCGCCGGCCCAAACCGGCCGCGCCGCGTGAGATCCCGGCGGGCCTGCTGCCGGAACGCCCCACAGCCGCCCGGGACGACGATCCCGAGCTCGCCGAATACAACAGGTATCTGGCCGATCTGCACGCCCGCGACATGGACGACAAGGTCCGTGACGCCGGTCTGCACCACATCGAGAGGAGCGCCGGATGA
- a CDS encoding DUF3817 domain-containing protein: protein MSASDNTAASPVAGETTTLAPRPLGSAAPEKIRGALTRYRALAYITGVWLLVLCGEMVYKYLLLDDSSTAPHWLFYIGQVHGIFYMLYLVFTIDLGIKARWQPMTTFLTCLAGTIPFLSFVFEHNRTREVKSAFGL, encoded by the coding sequence ATGAGCGCCAGCGACAACACCGCAGCATCCCCCGTCGCCGGTGAGACCACCACGCTGGCGCCCCGCCCGCTGGGGTCCGCCGCGCCCGAGAAGATCCGCGGCGCGCTGACCCGCTACCGCGCCCTCGCCTACATCACCGGCGTCTGGCTGCTGGTGCTGTGCGGCGAGATGGTCTACAAGTACCTGCTGCTCGACGACAGCAGCACCGCCCCGCACTGGCTGTTCTACATCGGCCAGGTGCACGGCATCTTCTACATGCTCTACCTGGTCTTCACCATCGACCTGGGCATCAAGGCGCGCTGGCAGCCGATGACCACGTTCCTGACCTGCCTGGCGGGCACCATCCCGTTCCTGTCCTTCGTGTTCGAGCACAACCGGACCCGGGAAGTGAAGAGCGCCTTCGGTCTCTGA
- a CDS encoding non-canonical purine NTP pyrophosphatase, with amino-acid sequence MTRRVLVASRNVKKLNELRRILDEAGIAGIEIVGLNDVPPYDEAPETAPTFEGNALAKARDGFAATGLACVADDSGLEVDALNGMPGVLSARWSGTHGNDEANNTLLLAQLGDVPDERRGARFVSACALVGAGVEAVVRGEWPGVIGRKPQGDGGFGYDPLFYPDGGEVSSAQLTPAEKDAASHRGRALRQLLPALAALAGN; translated from the coding sequence ATGACCCGTCGCGTCCTGGTCGCCAGCCGCAATGTCAAGAAGCTGAACGAGCTGCGCCGCATCCTGGATGAGGCCGGTATCGCGGGCATCGAGATCGTCGGCCTGAACGACGTCCCTCCCTACGACGAGGCGCCCGAGACCGCCCCGACCTTCGAGGGCAATGCCCTCGCCAAGGCCCGCGACGGTTTCGCCGCCACCGGATTGGCCTGCGTCGCAGACGATTCCGGGCTGGAGGTGGACGCGCTCAACGGCATGCCCGGCGTGCTCTCGGCCCGCTGGTCGGGCACCCACGGCAATGACGAGGCCAACAACACCCTGCTGCTGGCCCAGCTCGGCGATGTCCCCGACGAGCGTCGCGGCGCCCGCTTCGTCTCCGCCTGCGCCCTGGTCGGCGCCGGCGTAGAAGCGGTCGTGCGCGGTGAATGGCCGGGCGTGATCGGCCGGAAGCCGCAGGGCGACGGCGGTTTCGGTTACGACCCGCTGTTCTACCCGGACGGCGGCGAGGTCTCCTCGGCCCAGCTCACCCCGGCCGAGAAGGACGCCGCCTCGCACCGCGGCCGCGCCCTGCGTCAGCTGCTTCCCGCGCTGGCGGCGCTGGCCGGGAACTGA
- the rph gene encoding ribonuclease PH, with amino-acid sequence MSKRADGRADDELRDVKITRGFTSHPAGSVLVEFGQTRVMCTASVNDGVPPWRRDSGLGWLTAEYAMLPAATHTRSGRESVKGKVGGRTQEISRLIGRSLRACIDLAAIGENTIALDCDVLQADGGTRTAAITGAYVALSDAITYLGAAGKLADPQPISCAIAAVSVGVVDGRVRLDLPYEEDSRAEVDMNVVATDTGTLVEIQGTGEGATFPRSTLDKLLDSALAGCEQLFVVQKEALALPYPGVLPEPEESKKR; translated from the coding sequence GTGTCGAAACGAGCCGATGGCAGGGCGGATGACGAACTCCGCGACGTGAAGATCACCCGGGGATTCACCTCGCACCCGGCGGGGTCGGTGCTGGTGGAGTTCGGGCAGACGCGGGTGATGTGCACCGCCAGCGTGAACGACGGCGTGCCGCCGTGGCGGCGCGATTCCGGATTGGGCTGGCTGACGGCCGAATACGCCATGCTGCCCGCCGCCACCCACACCCGCTCGGGCCGAGAGTCGGTGAAGGGCAAGGTCGGTGGCCGCACCCAGGAGATCTCCCGGCTGATCGGCCGCTCGCTGCGCGCCTGCATCGACCTGGCCGCCATCGGTGAGAACACCATCGCCCTGGACTGTGACGTGCTGCAGGCCGACGGCGGCACCCGCACCGCGGCCATCACCGGCGCGTACGTGGCGCTCTCGGACGCCATCACCTACCTGGGCGCGGCCGGGAAACTGGCCGACCCGCAACCGATCTCCTGCGCCATCGCCGCGGTGAGCGTGGGCGTGGTCGACGGCCGGGTGCGCCTGGACCTGCCCTACGAGGAGGATTCGCGCGCCGAGGTCGACATGAACGTGGTCGCCACCGACACCGGCACCCTGGTCGAGATCCAGGGCACCGGCGAGGGCGCCACCTTCCCGCGCTCCACCCTCGACAAGCTGCTCGATTCCGCGCTGGCGGGCTGTGAGCAGCTGTTCGTGGTGCAGAAGGAAGCCCTGGCGCTGCCGTACCCGGGCGTGCTGCCCGAGCCCGAGGAGTCCAAGAAGCGATGA
- a CDS encoding cyclic nucleotide-degrading phosphodiesterase has protein sequence MRLTVLGCSGSVSGPDSPASGYLLTGPDMTPTVIDFGPGVLGALQRHLDPGEVDIFLTHLHADHCLDLPGLLVWRRYHPNPPSGKAVVYGPADTSLRIGNASAEIGGETDDWSDVIDMRPWQASTPIPFGTGHTVEARRMFHPPESYGLRITTAAGKTLVYTGDTALCDEVFELASGADVLLSEASWTHDPANRPPGIHLSGHEAGLIAARAGVGELLLTHIPPWTSREDVIAEAKAVFSGPVHAVSPGEAFDI, from the coding sequence ATGCGCCTCACCGTCCTCGGGTGCTCGGGCAGCGTGTCCGGCCCGGATTCCCCGGCGTCGGGTTACTTGCTGACCGGCCCGGATATGACACCGACCGTCATCGATTTCGGACCCGGCGTGCTCGGTGCGCTGCAGCGTCACCTGGATCCGGGTGAGGTCGACATCTTCCTCACCCATCTGCACGCCGATCACTGCCTGGATTTGCCGGGTCTGCTGGTGTGGCGTCGCTACCACCCGAATCCGCCGTCGGGGAAGGCCGTCGTCTACGGCCCGGCCGACACCTCGCTGCGGATCGGCAACGCCTCCGCCGAGATCGGCGGCGAGACCGACGACTGGTCCGATGTCATCGACATGCGGCCCTGGCAGGCGAGTACGCCGATCCCGTTCGGCACCGGCCACACCGTCGAGGCCCGGCGCATGTTCCACCCGCCGGAGTCCTACGGCCTGCGCATCACCACCGCGGCCGGCAAGACCCTGGTCTACACCGGCGACACCGCCCTGTGCGACGAGGTCTTCGAGTTGGCCAGCGGCGCAGACGTTCTGCTCTCCGAGGCGTCCTGGACCCACGACCCGGCCAACCGCCCGCCGGGCATCCACCTCTCCGGCCATGAGGCGGGCCTGATCGCCGCCCGCGCGGGCGTCGGCGAACTGCTGCTCACCCACATCCCGCCGTGGACGTCCCGCGAGGACGTGATTGCCGAAGCGAAGGCAGTCTTCTCGGGCCCCGTCCACGCGGTGTCCCCCGGCGAAGCTTTCGATATCTGA
- a CDS encoding rhomboid family intramembrane serine protease, with product MGASFDPDRIARLREQMAKPAGGPIASNGGDSRPGGPGALKLLWQRAIAMTLGFTALLYGVEGVDSLSGGRLEQAGVKPRSGEGLTGILFAPVLHANWGHLFANTLPVIVLGLLTLLTGIGRGLAATALIWVIGGLGVWLTAAPHTVSVGASGLVFGWLTYLICWGWFSRNVVQIAVGLGVLVVYGSILWGVLPTNPEISWQGHLFGAIGGVVAGWVLSAHERRHRRGADAGRLAS from the coding sequence ATGGGCGCGTCGTTCGATCCGGATCGGATCGCACGGCTGCGGGAGCAGATGGCCAAGCCCGCGGGCGGCCCGATCGCCTCGAACGGCGGCGATTCCCGCCCGGGCGGTCCGGGTGCTCTGAAGTTGCTGTGGCAGCGTGCCATTGCTATGACATTGGGTTTCACGGCATTGCTGTACGGCGTGGAAGGGGTGGACAGCCTCAGCGGCGGCCGGTTGGAGCAGGCCGGTGTGAAGCCGCGCAGCGGTGAGGGTCTGACCGGCATCCTGTTCGCGCCTGTGCTGCATGCCAATTGGGGTCACCTGTTCGCGAACACGCTGCCGGTGATCGTGCTCGGCCTGCTCACGCTGTTGACCGGGATCGGTCGCGGGCTGGCGGCCACGGCGTTGATCTGGGTGATCGGCGGGCTCGGGGTGTGGTTGACGGCGGCGCCGCACACGGTGTCGGTGGGTGCGTCGGGGCTGGTGTTCGGCTGGCTCACCTATCTGATCTGCTGGGGCTGGTTCTCGCGAAATGTGGTGCAGATCGCGGTCGGTCTGGGGGTGCTGGTGGTCTACGGGTCGATCTTGTGGGGCGTGCTGCCGACCAACCCGGAAATCTCTTGGCAAGGACATCTTTTCGGGGCGATAGGTGGAGTGGTTGCCGGGTGGGTACTCTCTGCTCATGAACGTCGTCATCGTCGCGGGGCTGACGCCGGCCGTCTCGCGTCGTAG
- a CDS encoding PLP-dependent cysteine synthase family protein, which yields MARYESLIATLGNTPLVGLKNLSPKWDGDDHVRLWAKLEDRNPTGSIKDRPALRMIEQAEADGRLTPGCTILEPTSGNTGISLAMAAKLKGYRLVCVMPENTSVERRQLLTMFGAEIIDSPAAGGSNQAVALAKQIAAENPDWVMLYQYGNPANALAHYETTGPEILADLPEITHFVAGLGTTGTLMGTGRFLREKVPGIDIVAAEPRYGELVYGLRNLDEGFVPELYDESVLTSRFSVGPYDAVRRTRELVLEEGIFAGISTGAILHAALGVAKKAQKAGQRADIAFVVADGGWKYLSTGAYDGTLEEAEERLDGQLWA from the coding sequence GTGGCGCGCTACGAGTCGCTGATCGCGACACTGGGCAACACTCCGCTGGTGGGTTTGAAGAACCTGTCCCCGAAGTGGGACGGCGACGACCATGTGCGGCTGTGGGCCAAGCTGGAGGACCGCAATCCGACCGGTTCCATCAAGGATCGCCCGGCCCTGCGCATGATCGAGCAGGCCGAGGCCGACGGGCGGCTCACGCCCGGCTGCACGATCCTCGAGCCCACCAGCGGCAATACCGGCATCTCGCTGGCCATGGCGGCCAAGCTCAAGGGCTATCGCCTGGTGTGCGTGATGCCGGAGAACACCTCGGTGGAGCGGCGGCAGCTGCTCACCATGTTCGGCGCGGAGATCATCGACTCCCCGGCCGCGGGCGGCTCCAATCAGGCCGTGGCGCTGGCCAAGCAGATCGCGGCCGAGAATCCGGACTGGGTGATGCTCTACCAGTACGGCAATCCGGCCAACGCGCTCGCGCACTACGAGACCACCGGCCCGGAGATCCTCGCCGATCTGCCCGAGATCACGCATTTCGTGGCGGGTCTGGGCACCACGGGCACGCTCATGGGCACCGGCCGTTTCCTGCGCGAGAAGGTGCCCGGCATCGATATCGTCGCCGCCGAGCCCCGCTACGGCGAACTGGTCTACGGGCTGCGCAATCTCGACGAGGGCTTCGTGCCCGAGCTGTACGACGAGTCGGTGCTGACCTCCCGTTTCTCGGTCGGCCCGTATGACGCGGTCCGCCGCACCCGCGAATTGGTGCTGGAGGAGGGCATTTTCGCGGGCATCTCGACGGGCGCGATCCTGCATGCCGCGCTCGGTGTCGCCAAGAAGGCCCAGAAGGCCGGGCAGCGTGCCGATATCGCGTTCGTGGTCGCCGACGGCGGCTGGAAGTACCTGTCCACCGGCGCCTACGACGGCACTCTCGAAGAGGCGGAGGAGCGGCTCGACGGCCAGCTCTGGGCCTGA
- a CDS encoding MoaD/ThiS family protein, with the protein MPVTVSIPTIMRPITKGEKRVQAQGATLAAVIADLDANYPGLAGKLLEDGRLKRYVNIYVDDEDVRFTGGLEAEVPADGTVTILPAVAGGAR; encoded by the coding sequence ATGCCGGTCACCGTGTCCATTCCGACCATCATGCGCCCGATCACCAAGGGTGAGAAGCGAGTTCAGGCCCAGGGCGCGACCCTGGCGGCGGTCATCGCCGACCTGGACGCCAATTACCCGGGCCTGGCGGGCAAGCTGCTCGAGGACGGCAGGCTCAAGCGCTACGTCAATATCTACGTCGACGACGAGGACGTGCGTTTCACCGGCGGCCTGGAGGCCGAGGTGCCGGCCGACGGCACCGTCACCATCCTTCCGGCGGTCGCCGGCGGCGCGCGCTAG
- a CDS encoding Mov34/MPN/PAD-1 family protein, protein MLVIRADLVEAMVAHARADHPDEACGILAGPEGADRPERFVPMVNAARSPTFYEFDSDEHLRLWRELDAADEEPVVIYHSHTATEAYPSRTDVSFASEPNAHYVLISTRDPQVHDLRSYRILDGVVTEEPVEIVAAYPA, encoded by the coding sequence GTGCTGGTGATCAGGGCCGACCTGGTGGAGGCGATGGTCGCCCATGCGCGCGCCGACCACCCCGACGAGGCCTGCGGCATTCTCGCGGGCCCCGAGGGCGCGGATCGGCCGGAGCGTTTCGTGCCCATGGTCAATGCGGCGCGCTCGCCCACCTTCTACGAGTTCGATTCCGACGAGCACCTGCGGTTGTGGCGGGAGCTGGACGCGGCCGACGAGGAGCCGGTGGTGATCTACCACTCGCACACCGCGACCGAGGCCTATCCGAGCCGCACCGACGTGTCCTTCGCGTCCGAGCCGAACGCCCACTACGTGCTGATCTCCACCCGCGATCCGCAGGTGCACGACCTGCGCAGCTACCGGATCCTCGACGGTGTCGTCACCGAGGAGCCGGTCGAGATCGTCGCCGCCTACCCCGCCTAG
- a CDS encoding P1 family peptidase: MNSTAGPRNSITDVGGVLVGHHHVLDPNATLGAGAATGCTVVRVPGGAVASVDVRGGGPGTRETDLLDPGNTVRQANAILLTGGSAYGLAAADGVMRWLEEHREGIPMDPADPSRVVPIVPGAVIFDLPVGAWDIRPGADAGFLAADAAGPEFARGSAGAGVGARAGSIKGGIGTASVRFTDGPAAGITVGAVIVANPVGSVFDPRTGFPWGAGTDGPEFFGLRAPTAAQLTAANALAVKGTVLNTTIGAVATDAALDPAACRRLATTAHDGLARAIRPAHSPLDGDTLFALATGTAEQQPNFPLPPAFPADLLILDQLCTAAAVCVERAIVDAILSATTVAGIPSYRDLFGG; encoded by the coding sequence GTGAACAGTACTGCGGGACCACGTAATTCGATCACGGACGTCGGCGGGGTGCTGGTCGGCCACCACCATGTCCTGGACCCGAACGCCACCCTCGGCGCGGGTGCGGCGACCGGCTGCACGGTGGTGCGCGTGCCGGGCGGCGCGGTCGCCTCGGTGGATGTGCGCGGCGGCGGGCCGGGCACCCGGGAGACCGACCTGCTGGATCCGGGAAACACTGTGCGGCAGGCGAACGCGATCCTGCTGACCGGCGGCAGTGCCTACGGGCTGGCCGCGGCGGACGGCGTCATGCGCTGGCTGGAGGAGCATCGGGAGGGGATTCCGATGGATCCGGCCGACCCGTCGCGGGTGGTGCCGATCGTGCCGGGCGCGGTGATCTTCGATCTTCCGGTGGGCGCGTGGGACATTCGGCCCGGCGCGGACGCCGGATTCCTGGCCGCCGACGCCGCGGGCCCGGAGTTCGCGCGCGGCAGCGCCGGTGCGGGCGTGGGTGCGCGGGCGGGCTCGATCAAGGGCGGAATCGGTACCGCCAGTGTGCGTTTCACCGACGGCCCGGCCGCGGGCATCACGGTGGGCGCGGTGATCGTGGCCAATCCGGTCGGCTCGGTCTTCGATCCGCGCACCGGATTCCCGTGGGGCGCGGGCACCGACGGCCCCGAGTTCTTCGGCCTGCGCGCCCCCACGGCCGCGCAGTTGACGGCCGCGAACGCGCTGGCGGTGAAGGGCACCGTGCTCAACACCACGATCGGCGCGGTCGCCACCGACGCCGCCCTGGATCCGGCGGCCTGCCGCCGCCTGGCCACTACCGCGCACGACGGCCTGGCGCGGGCGATCCGGCCCGCGCATTCCCCGCTGGACGGCGACACCCTGTTCGCGCTGGCCACCGGTACCGCCGAGCAGCAGCCGAATTTCCCGCTGCCTCCGGCGTTTCCCGCGGATCTGCTGATCCTGGACCAGTTGTGCACGGCGGCCGCGGTCTGTGTGGAGCGGGCGATCGTGGACGCCATCCTGTCCGCGACGACGGTGGCGGGCATCCCGTCCTACCGCGACCTGTTCGGCGGGTAG
- a CDS encoding DUF2017 domain-containing protein, giving the protein MRKWSRKNSLGGLKLRSEMDAHEADVLRSLVGAVTGLLTDRAGSAPEDELAALTGLQLGNSTPPADPRLARLLPDFHRPEPGSPDAERADLNSALRSLHEPEIIESKVAAGRVILDTLPPHGGRIVINPEQADAWLTALNDVRLALGTALDIDADTPEHFPDDDPRGPSLEVYHWLTWMQDSLIQALAP; this is encoded by the coding sequence GTGCGGAAGTGGAGCAGAAAGAACTCCCTGGGCGGGCTGAAGCTGCGTTCGGAAATGGACGCCCACGAGGCGGACGTGCTGCGTTCCCTGGTCGGAGCGGTGACCGGATTGCTGACCGACCGGGCCGGTTCGGCGCCCGAGGACGAGCTGGCGGCCCTGACCGGGTTACAGCTGGGCAACTCCACCCCGCCGGCCGACCCGCGACTCGCCCGGCTGCTGCCCGATTTCCACCGGCCCGAACCCGGTTCCCCCGACGCCGAGCGCGCCGACCTCAACAGCGCCCTGCGCAGCCTGCACGAGCCGGAGATCATCGAGTCCAAGGTGGCGGCCGGCCGGGTGATCCTGGACACCCTGCCGCCGCACGGCGGCCGCATCGTCATCAACCCGGAGCAGGCCGACGCCTGGCTCACCGCGCTCAACGACGTCCGGCTGGCGCTGGGCACTGCCCTCGACATCGACGCCGACACGCCCGAGCATTTCCCGGATGACGACCCGCGCGGCCCGAGCCTGGAGGTCTACCACTGGCTCACCTGGATGCAGGACTCGCTGATCCAGGCGCTCGCCCCGTAA
- the clpS gene encoding ATP-dependent Clp protease adapter ClpS: MTAGTAGVGATLSATQATPEAVEYTEILEAEDRPWVTVVWDDPVNLMHYVTYIFQKLFGYSKGKATELMLKVHNDGKAVVSAGSRDKMEHDVQRLHAAGLWATMQRDD, from the coding sequence ATGACTGCCGGTACGGCGGGCGTCGGCGCGACACTGTCGGCGACACAGGCGACACCGGAGGCCGTTGAATACACCGAGATTCTGGAAGCAGAGGATCGGCCGTGGGTCACAGTCGTGTGGGACGATCCGGTCAACCTCATGCACTACGTGACCTACATTTTCCAGAAGCTCTTCGGCTACAGCAAAGGTAAGGCAACCGAGCTGATGCTGAAGGTTCACAACGACGGCAAGGCCGTGGTGTCCGCCGGCTCGCGCGACAAGATGGAGCACGACGTCCAACGGCTACACGCCGCCGGGCTGTGGGCCACCATGCAACGTGACGACTGA
- a CDS encoding nicotinate phosphoribosyltransferase — protein sequence MIADGLTSTALLTDQYELTMLAAALADDSAQRQCTFEAFARRLPNGRRYGVVAGTERLLAALNEFRFGEPELAVAAKFLDDRTLNWLRDYRFGGRIDGYREGELYFPGSPILTVRGTFAECVLLETLILSIYNHDSAIAAAAARMVSAAGGRRMIEMGSRRTHELAAPASARAAYLAGFDATSNLEAARSFGVPSAGTSAHAFTLLHSGSDGAHEAAAFRSQVEALGVGTTLLVDTFDITRGVATAIEVAGPELGGVRIDSGDLGVLARQVREQLDALGAVRTRIVVSGDLDEYAIASLRAEPVDVYGVGTSLVTGSGAPTAGMVYKLVEVEGVPVAKRSSHKESRGGTKSAVRLSRSTGTVVEEIVYPAAADRPESDRFEVRDLQVPLVRDGKALDDQPTLAQSRELVAKGLISLPWEGLKLSAGEPAIPTTFQG from the coding sequence ATGATCGCTGACGGACTGACCAGTACGGCCTTGCTGACCGACCAGTACGAACTCACCATGCTGGCCGCGGCGCTGGCCGACGATTCGGCACAGCGGCAGTGCACGTTCGAAGCGTTCGCCCGCAGGTTGCCCAATGGTCGCCGATACGGCGTTGTCGCGGGGACCGAGCGTTTGCTGGCGGCGCTGAACGAATTCCGTTTCGGCGAGCCCGAACTCGCGGTGGCCGCGAAATTCCTCGACGACCGCACCCTGAACTGGTTGCGCGACTACCGCTTCGGCGGCCGGATCGACGGGTACCGCGAAGGCGAGCTCTACTTCCCCGGCTCCCCCATCCTCACCGTGCGCGGCACCTTCGCCGAATGCGTCCTGCTGGAAACCCTCATCCTGTCCATCTACAACCACGACAGCGCCATCGCCGCCGCGGCTGCCCGCATGGTGAGCGCCGCCGGCGGTCGCCGCATGATCGAAATGGGTTCCCGCCGCACCCACGAACTCGCCGCCCCCGCCAGCGCCCGCGCCGCCTACCTGGCCGGCTTCGACGCCACCTCCAACCTGGAAGCGGCCCGCAGCTTCGGGGTGCCCAGCGCCGGCACCAGCGCACACGCCTTCACCCTGCTGCACAGCGGCAGCGACGGCGCGCACGAGGCGGCGGCCTTCCGCAGCCAGGTCGAGGCCCTCGGCGTGGGCACCACGCTGCTGGTCGACACCTTCGACATCACCCGCGGCGTGGCCACCGCCATCGAGGTGGCCGGGCCCGAATTGGGCGGGGTGCGCATCGATTCCGGTGACCTGGGCGTGCTGGCCCGGCAGGTGCGCGAGCAGCTCGACGCCCTGGGCGCGGTCCGCACCCGCATCGTGGTGTCCGGTGACCTGGACGAATACGCCATCGCCTCCCTGCGCGCCGAACCCGTCGACGTGTACGGCGTCGGCACCTCGCTGGTCACCGGCTCCGGCGCGCCGACCGCGGGCATGGTCTACAAGCTGGTCGAGGTGGAGGGCGTGCCGGTGGCGAAACGCAGCTCCCACAAGGAGTCTCGCGGCGGCACCAAGAGCGCCGTGCGGCTCTCCCGCAGCACCGGCACCGTGGTCGAGGAAATCGTCTACCCGGCTGCCGCGGACCGCCCCGAGTCCGACCGCTTCGAAGTCCGCGACCTCCAGGTCCCGCTGGTCCGCGACGGCAAGGCGCTGGACGATCAGCCGACCCTGGCGCAGAGCCGGGAGCTGGTGGCGAAGGGCCTGATCAGTCTTCCGTGGGAGGGTCTGAAGCTGTCGGCGGGCGAACCGGCGATTCCGACGACCTTCCAGGGCTGA